From the genome of Candidatus Methylomirabilota bacterium, one region includes:
- a CDS encoding iron ABC transporter permease: protein MPAGLAGAALLVCALVGLPVAYLAIRAAGASEGSWDLILRSRTVWLALRTVGLAAAVTATAGAIGVAFAWLAVRSDLPFRRVWAVLYALPLVVPSYVGAFVLLAALGPKGLVQGWLEPLGVDRLPDIGGFPGAYVALTLFTYPYVYLVSAAAIRGLDPSLEETARTLGRPRSEVFRRVTLPLLRPAIASGGLLVALYTLHDFGAVSLMRFPTFTQAIYLQYRAAFDRTPAAILSLMLVAIALAILVAEQRFRGRARYFRTGAGAARELPAVPLGRWRWGALVLSAAVVGLALVLPVGVLLYLLVRGAGAGIAFNLTVGAAGNSVLISAAGAVAAALLALPVAALAARYPGRGANSVERVAYAGYALPGLVVALAFVFFAARYAPAVYQSLPLVIAAYVVLFLPQVAEPLKSGLLQLSPRVEEAGRTLGRGPGAVFRRVVLPLLARPAAAGMALVFLTSMKELPATLLLRPTGFETLATRIWTSASAGLYSRAAVPALLIVVVSVIPLSALARRVGVEEIRGD, encoded by the coding sequence GTGCCGGCGGGGCTCGCCGGGGCGGCGCTCCTCGTGTGTGCGCTGGTCGGATTGCCCGTCGCGTACCTGGCGATCCGGGCGGCCGGGGCCTCGGAGGGGAGCTGGGACCTGATCCTTCGGTCCCGGACCGTCTGGCTCGCGCTGCGAACGGTCGGCCTTGCGGCGGCGGTGACGGCGACGGCCGGGGCGATCGGGGTGGCGTTTGCCTGGCTTGCGGTGAGGAGCGACCTTCCGTTCCGCAGGGTATGGGCGGTCCTGTACGCGCTGCCACTCGTCGTGCCGAGCTACGTCGGCGCGTTCGTGCTCCTCGCTGCGCTCGGCCCCAAGGGCCTGGTGCAGGGCTGGTTGGAGCCGCTCGGCGTCGACCGTCTGCCTGACATCGGCGGGTTCCCCGGCGCCTACGTCGCGCTCACCCTGTTCACCTACCCCTACGTGTACCTGGTGTCCGCGGCCGCGATCCGTGGCCTGGACCCCTCCCTCGAGGAGACCGCACGGACCCTGGGGCGTCCGCGAAGCGAGGTGTTCCGGCGCGTCACCCTGCCGCTACTGCGACCGGCGATCGCCTCCGGAGGGCTGCTCGTCGCCCTCTACACGCTGCACGACTTCGGCGCGGTGTCCCTCATGCGGTTCCCGACGTTCACGCAGGCCATCTATCTCCAGTATCGGGCCGCGTTCGACCGGACCCCCGCGGCGATCCTGTCGCTCATGCTCGTCGCGATCGCACTGGCGATCCTGGTCGCCGAGCAGCGCTTCCGGGGCCGTGCCCGCTACTTCCGGACGGGCGCCGGTGCCGCCCGGGAGCTCCCCGCGGTGCCGCTCGGGCGCTGGCGATGGGGAGCCCTGGTGCTGTCGGCGGCGGTCGTCGGGCTCGCACTGGTCCTGCCGGTTGGCGTGCTTCTCTACCTTCTCGTCCGCGGGGCAGGGGCGGGGATCGCATTCAACCTCACGGTGGGCGCCGCGGGGAACTCGGTGCTCATCTCGGCCGCCGGCGCCGTCGCGGCGGCGCTACTCGCCCTGCCGGTCGCGGCCCTTGCCGCGCGCTACCCGGGCCGAGGGGCCAACTCGGTCGAGCGCGTCGCGTACGCCGGGTACGCGCTCCCGGGGCTCGTGGTCGCGCTCGCGTTCGTCTTCTTCGCGGCGAGGTATGCACCGGCCGTGTACCAGTCACTGCCGCTCGTGATCGCGGCGTACGTCGTGCTGTTCCTGCCGCAGGTTGCAGAGCCGCTGAAGTCGGGCCTGCTGCAGCTGAGCCCGCGTGTCGAAGAGGCGGGGCGCACGCTCGGGCGCGGGCCGGGGGCCGTGTTCCGGCGGGTGGTCCTCCCGCTCCTCGCGCGGCCGGCGGCAGCCGGGATGGCCCTGGTATTCCTAACCTCGATGAAGGAGCTCCCGGCGACGTTGCTGCTCCGCCCGACCGGCTTCGAGACGCTCGCGACCAGGATCTGGACGTCTGCATCGGCCGGCCTTTACTCGCGCGCGGCCGTGCCGGCCCTGCTGATCGTGGTGGTTTCCGTCATCCCGCTCTCGGCACTCGCCCGCCGGGTCGGGGTCGAGGAGATCCGGGGGGACTGA